A genomic window from Anopheles ziemanni chromosome X, idAnoZiCoDA_A2_x.2, whole genome shotgun sequence includes:
- the LOC131291415 gene encoding kinesin-associated protein 3 — protein MQSEDAKYIKKRWKGGTIEPHPTEKALIVNYKLEAAVFGEPGDPMLEDKKDCQRIIRLKSLNSKTDPAVLAREVVEKCDLIHKSQLSDIEQIIYYLKNRKNVETPVVATGNPRSVSRISGKSSPIMEAEKASIRNIDDYIELLYEDLPEKVKGSRLILQLARDPDNLEELEKNEAVLSALSRVLREDWRRSLDLSTNIIYIFFCFSTYTNFHSVIVNYKIGSLCMDVIDYELRRYDQMKHDLDTRKNTPAGSAGTSAKEKEPEANNGRSSIEHLDTIINQEKPKEMEPPRRRIPELKQRPKSGNWGSYHSGTGGPVLNSSLIKAHSMNNSYHEQLSKESSPVNQPLNMSTISSTSTESMIGSEKPDPKKQKDDYDKVNKQFKLFVRKQEQLLRVAFYLLLNIAENVKLEEKMRKKNIVKMLLKALERQNFDLLVLVVTFLKKLSIVLDNKEEMYELNIVEKLPRLLQSQKDLVQMTLKLLFNLSFDARLRAKMIRVGLLPKLVTFLSDDKHHGIVTKILYHMSLDDKIKSMFTYTDCVPVVVDMLLLNLNQKSDPDLIALGINLALNRRNAAIMIENNRLHNLMSRAFKFQDTLIMKMIRNISLHDSLRMHFVDFVGDLAKILTECDDEEFSVECLGILGNLALADLDYSQIIHNFNLIPLIRNMLVPGKYKDDLVLEMVVFLGTCASDESCAMLLCKADAILSLIELLKAKQEDDEMVLQIVFVFQQVLRHESTRCYMIKETESPAYLIDLMHDKNAEIRKVCDFCLDIIAITDSEWASRITLEKFRNHNSQWLSMVDSQEDVDDIKTYGPIEEEEGDLPAYLTSEYLDQLYLSGGDSNDDADCNKMRSGSAMSNYSRPVSRYSRDLEDLEMIN, from the exons ATGCAATCTGAGGATGCAAAATACATCAAAAA GAGATGGAAGGGCGGTACCATCGAGCCACATCCCACGGAAAAGGCGTTGATAGTGAACTACAAACTGGAAGCAGCCGTGTTTGGCGAACCGGGGGATCCTATGTTAGAGGATAAAAAG GATTGTCAGCGAATTATACGTCTCAAGTCACTGAACAGTAAAACCGACCCTGCCGTACTTGCACGagaggtggtggaaaaatgtgaccTCATACACAAGTCGCAGCTATCAGATATCGAGCAAATCATCTACTATCTGAAGAACCGAAAGAATGTAGAAACCCCAGTTGTGGCAACCGGTAACCCACGATCCGTGTCTCGAATATCTGGCAAATCCAGCCCAATCATGGAAGCGGAAAAAGCATCCATTCGGAACATTGACGACTACATTGAATTGCTGTATGAGGATCTGCCTGAGAAAGTTAAAGGTTCCCGGTTGATATTGCAGTTAGCTCGCGATCCGGATAACCTAGAAGAGCTGGAAAAGAACG AGGCTGTTCTGAGTGCACTCTCTCGCGTGCTGCGAGAAGATTGGCGTCGTTCTTTGGATCTGTCGACAAACATCATTTACATCTTCTTCTGCTTTTCAACCTACACAAATTTCCACTCGGTGATCGTAAACTACAAGATCGGTTCCCTGTGCATGGACGTGATCGATTACGAGTTGCGTCGCTACGATCAAATGAAGCACGATTTGGACACACGCAAAAACACACCGGCTGGATCGGCCGGCACCAgtgcgaaggaaaaagaacccgAGGCGAACAACGGCAGAAGCAGCATCGAGCATCTTGACACCATCATCAATCAGGAAAAGCCGAAAGAAATGGAACCACCGAGGAGACGCATCCCGGAGTTGAAGCAACGACCCAAGTCCGGCAACTGGGGCAGCTACCACAGTGGTACGGGTGGACCGGTGCTCAATTCATCGCTCATCAAGGCGCACTCGATGAACAACAGCTACCACGAGCAGCTGTCGAAGGAATCTAGTCCCGTAAATCAGCCGCTTAACATGTCAACGATTAGCTCCACCTCGACGGAAAGCATGA TCGGTAGCGAAAAACCGGATCCGAAAAAGCAAAAGGACGACTACGATAAGGTGAACAAGCAGTTCAAACTGTTCGTTCGCAAACAAGAGCAGCTGCTGCGGGTTGCCTTTTATCTTCTTCTGAACATTGCCGAAAACGTGAAGCTGGAGGAAAAAATgcgcaagaaaaacatagtcaAGATGCTGCTGAAAGCGCTTGAGCGGCAGAACTTCGATCTGCTCGTGCTGGTCGTGACGTTCCTGAAGAAGTTATCGATCGTGCTCGACAATAAGGAGGAAATGTACGAGCTCAACATTGTCGAGAAGCTACCGAGACTGCTCCAGTCGCAAAAGGATCTGGTTCAGATGACGCTGAAGCTGCTGTTCAACCTTTCGTTCGACGCTCGACTGCGTGCGAAAATGATACGCGTCGGCCTGCTGCCGAAGCTCGTGACGTTCCTCAGCGACGACAAGCATCACGGTATTGTCACGAAAATACTGTACCACATGAGTCTGGACGACAAAATCAAGTCAATGTTCACGTACACCGACTGCGTGCCGGTGGTCGTCGATATGTTACTACTGAACCTCAACCAGAAATCCGACCCAGATCTGATCGCACTTGGGATAAACCTAGCGCTCAATCGTCGCAATGCGGCTATCATGATTGAAAACAATCGACTGCACAATCTGATGTCGCGTGCGTTCAAATTTCAGGACACACTCATCATGAAAATGATACGCAATATTTCATTGCATGATAGTCTTCGGATGCACTTTGTA GACTTCGTAGGTGATCTAGCGAAGATTTTGACGGAGTGTGATGACGAAGAATTTTCCGTTGAATGCCTAGGAATACTAGGCAACCTTGCTCTGGCCGACCTAGATTATTCACAAATCATTCATAACTTCAATCTCATTCCGCTGATCCGTAATATGCTTGTACCAG GAAAGTACAAGGACGATCTGGTGCTAGAGATGGTCGTTTTCCTAGGAACATGCGCGTCCGACGAATCGTGCGCTATGCTGCTTTGCAAAGCCGACGCGATTCTATCGCTGATTGAGCTGCTGAAGGCGAAGCAAGAGGACGATGAGATGGTACTGCAGATTGTGTTTGTATTCCAGCAGGTTTTGCGACACGAAAGTACGCGCTGCTACATGATCAAGGAGACGGAATCGCCGGCCTACCTGATCGATCTGATGCACGACAAGAATGCCGAAATACGGAAAGTGTGCGACTTTTGCCTTGATATCATTGCAATTACGGACAGCGAATGGGCATCGCGAATAACG CTGGAGAAATTCCGTAATCATAACAGCCAGTGGCTGAGTATGGTTGATTCTCAAGAGGATGTGGATGATATCAAGACTTACGGTCCGAtagaggaagaagaaggagaTTTGCCGGCATACCTAACTTCAGAGTATCTCGATCAGCTTTACCTTTCCGGTGGGGACTCCAACGATGATGCTGACTGCAATAAGATGCGATCCGGGTCTGCGATGTCCAACTATAGTCGCCCAGTTAGCCG CTACAGTCGTGATTTAGAAGATTTAGAAATGATTAATTGA
- the LOC131290589 gene encoding phosphatidylinositol-3-phosphatase SAC1, with the protein MEKPIYDDLRLYITPDRFYIEPQGVENEFIIIERLNGAISLHNSGSNEQIPLHCYDTRNICGVLGMIRLISGMYLVVVTHRIFVGLIDDKPIWQMAGFDLISLAPTLTHLSEEQKEQNSIYLSMVRQVLDTPFFYFSYSYDLTNTMQRTSAAPKVGEIDSIMHKSDKRFVWNVGLLECMAGSLELARYTLPIIHGFVSINNVVINDRVVSWILVSRRSVEHAGTRLFCRGINSEGQVANYVETEQILITDEDKVSFVQTRGSIPLFWQQMPNLKYKPRPQLLTGGDHLIACSRHFDDQCRRYGAQVLINLIDHKGAEDVLEKAFDAAISTLANKKLTYVSFDFHQECKKMRYDRLSNLIWRIAKDQDNFGVYHASHSGLLYSVQRGVFRTNCIDCLDRTNVVQSMIARRSLEQTLLKLGILRPGEHCIDPASHFETIFKAVWADNADLISLQYSGTGALKTDFTRTGKRTFRGMMRDGLNSLTRYVKNNFNDGFRQDSIELFLGAYRVADGEGLTIPSPLKNTDVSADWHKGAILASVLFEIAMLFVVLLSPAKYDIVTGGLLLAWSVMIGFTGRYIVKHRDDFVDWPKLVPKKKK; encoded by the exons ATGGAGAAGCCTATCTACGATGATTTGAGATT GTATATTACACCCGACCGGTTTTACATCGAGCCGCAGGGAGTGGAGAACGAGTTTATCATCATCGAGCGTCTTAACGGGGCCATCTCTTTACACA ATTCAGGTAGCAACGAGCAAATTCCTTTGCACTGCTATGACACAAGGAACATTTGCGGCGTGCTAGGAATGATCCGGTTGATTAGCGGCATGTACCTCGTCGTGGTCACGCATCGCATTTTCGTGGGTCTTATAGATGACAAACCGATCTGGCAGATGGCCGGGTTCGATCTGATATCGCTGGCGCCGACGCTAACGCATCTCAGCGAGGAGCAGAAGGAGCAAAACAGCATTTATCTGTCGATGGTGCGCCAGGTGCTGGACACGCCGTTCTTCTATTTCTCGTACAGCTATGATCTGACCAATACGATGCAACGAACGTCAGCGGCTCCAAAAGTGGGCGAAATAGACAGCATCATGCACAAGAGTGATAAACGTTTCGTCTGGAATGTCGGGCTGTTGGAGTGCATGGCAGGATCGTTGGAACTGGCCCGATACACGCTGCCAATCATCCATGGCT TCGTTTCTATCAACAATGTGGTGATCAATGATCGAGTAGTAAGCTGGATACTGGTATCGCGCCGCTCGGTAGAACATGCCGGTACCCGGCTGTTTTGCCGTGGCATTAACAGTGAAGGGCAGGTGGCCAACTACGTCGAGACGGAGCAGATTCTGATCACCGACGAGGACAAGGTTTCGTTCGTGCAGACGCGCGGCAGCATCCCACTCTTCTGGCAGCAGATGCCAAACCTCAAGTACAAACCGCGGCCGCAGCTGCTGACCGGTGGTGACCACCTGATCGCCTGCTCGCGCCATTTTGACGACCAGTGCCGGCGGTACGGCGCACAGGTGCTGATCAACCTGATCGACCACAAAGGGGCGGAGGATGTGCTGGAGAAGGCGTTCGACGCGGCCATCTCAACGCTCGCCAACAAAAAGCTCACCTACGTGTCGTTCGACTTCCACCAGGAGTGCAAGAAGATGCGCTACGATCGGCTCAGTAACCTCATCTGGCGCATCGCGAAGGATCAGGATAACTTTGGCGTGTACCATGCCAGCCACAGTGGGCTTCTGTACTCCGTCCAGCGGGGAGTTTTCCGTACGAACTGCATCGATTGCCTAGACCGAACGAACGTGGTGCAGAGCATGATTGCACGACGTAGCCTCGAACAAACGCTGCTAAAGCTGGGCATCCTGCGTCCCGGTGAACATTGCATTGATCCAGCATCCCACTTTGAAACCATCTTTAAAGCG GTATGGGCCGACAATGCGGATCTGATTTCACTGCAGTACTCCGGCACCGGTGCACTGAAGACTGACTTCACGCGCACCGGGAAACGTACATTCCGTGGCATGATGCGCGACGGCCTCAACTCGCTGACGCGCTACGTGAAGAACAACTTTAACGATGGCTTCCGTCAAGACAGTATCGAGCTGTTCCTCGGCGCATATCGGGTTGCCGATGGTGAGGGCCTGACGATCCCATCACCGCTCAAGAACACCGACGTCAGTGCCGATTGGCACAAGGGAGCG ATTCTGGCCAGTGTGCTGTTCGAGATAGCGATGTTATTCGTGGTGCTGCTGTCGCCTGCCAAGTACGATATCGTCACCGGAGGATTGCTGCTCGCTTGGTCGGTCATGATCGGCTTCACCGGCCGGTACATCGTGAAGCATCGAGACGATTTCGTCGATTGGCCAAAGCTGGtaccgaagaagaagaagtag